A stretch of Camelus bactrianus isolate YW-2024 breed Bactrian camel chromosome 26, ASM4877302v1, whole genome shotgun sequence DNA encodes these proteins:
- the LOC123616405 gene encoding beta-defensin 1, producing MRLRYLLLAFLLAVLLSVPGFTKDIGNTVSCLGNKGVCVPVKCGPKMKQIGTCGSPKVKCCRRK from the exons ATGAGGCTCCGTTAcctcctcctcgccttcctcCTCGCGGTCCTGTTGTCCGTTCCAG gttTTACTAAAGATATAGGAAATACCGTTAGCTGCCTTGGGAATAAAGGCGTCTGTGTGCCGGTCAAGTGTGGtccaaaaatgaagcagattggCACCTGCGGCTCACCCAAAGTAAAATGCTGCCGAAGAAAGTAG
- the LOC123616404 gene encoding beta-defensin 103A, whose amino-acid sequence MRIRCLLFALLFLFLLPVPGNGRIINKLQKYYCKIRSGRCAVLGCLPKEEQIGRCSLSGRKCCRKKK is encoded by the exons ATGAGGATCCGCTGCCTCCTCTTCGCCCTGCTCTTCCTGTTCTTGCTGCCTGTTCCAG GTAATGGACGCATCATAAACAAGTTACAGAAGTATTATTGCAAAATCAGAAGCGGCCGCTGTGCTGTGCTTGGCTGCCTCCCAAAGGAGGAACAGATAGGCCGCTGCTCTCTGAGTGGCCGAAAATGCTGCCGCAAGAAGAAGTGA
- the LOC105067712 gene encoding sperm-associated antigen 11A-like, with product MRPLLICVPETYKRPRSVPSSLRTGGRAGLRGPETMKALFLLAVLCGLVQMNSGDVPPGIRNIVCLSQHGNCRLFFCHSGEKKADICSDPWNRCCLPNTEGTRKEKPETDDGPST from the exons ATGCGGCCACTCCTGATCTGTGTTCCCGAAACCTATAAACGTCCCCGTTCTGTGCCCTCTTCTCTCCGCACAGGAGGGCGGGCAGGTCTGAGGGGGCCTGAAACCATGAAGGCCCTCTTTCTGCTCGCTGTGCTCTGCGGTTTGGTCCAGatgaattcag GGGACGTTCCACCTGGAATTAGAAACATTGTCTGCCTTTCGCAACATGGAAACTGCAGACTTTTTTTCTGCCATTCTGGTGAGAAAAAGGCTGACATCTGCTCCGATCCCTGGAATAGGTGCTGCCTACCCAACACAGAGGGGACgagaaaagagaaaccagagaCCGATGACGGACCTAGTACCTGA
- the LOC141575104 gene encoding sperm-associated antigen 11B-like, giving the protein MRRFLPPVTLLLGVLLFLGLSRVTHATRRGTEGPREPREEAPGQGANGSHQLHHHVKRYLLPRTPPFQEPEPDFKVVNCKKSEGKCQKYCNYMELQLGYCFKTKDACCLPQN; this is encoded by the exons ATGAGGCGGTTCCTCCCTCCGGTCACCCTTCTGCTCGGGGTCCTGCTGTTTCTAG GGTTATCCAGGGTCACCCATGCTACCCGCCGAGGCACGGAGGGTCCCCGAGAACCCAGGGAAGAGGCCCCTGGACAAGGAGCAAACGGGTCTCACCAGCTTCACCACCACGTAAAACGCTACCTCTTACCACGCACGCCCCCTTTCCAGG AGCCTGAACCAGATTTCAAAGTTGTCAACTGCAAGAAAAGCGAAGGCAAGTGTCAAAAATACTGTAACTACATGGAACTACAACTAGGCTACTGCTTCAAGACCAAAGACGCCTGCTGTTTACCTCAGAACTGA
- the LOC123616363 gene encoding LOW QUALITY PROTEIN: uncharacterized protein LOC123616363 (The sequence of the model RefSeq protein was modified relative to this genomic sequence to represent the inferred CDS: inserted 1 base in 1 codon) produces the protein MSLAISGRTPPVERAAPSCLPVIPAGLLCVSCNPCTMRILVLLLTTFLLLHQGPLVSSDLDTGRICGYGTSRCRTRCKSDEFRIGRCLNTYACCLKKWSVNKLNPMKDXKPGGAWFLESPTAGPLSCPFSGPYSQKARSGATNPVAK, from the exons ATGAGCTTGGCCATCAGCGGCCGCACTCCGCCCGTGGAAAGAGccgctccctcctgcctcccggTAATTCCTGCAGGCTTGctctgtgtctcctgcaacccttgcACCATGAGGATCCTCGTCCTGCTCTTAACCACTTTTCTTCTGCTCCACCAAGGTCCTCTAG TGAGCAGTGACCTGGACACGGGCAGGATATGTGGCTATGGGACTTCTCGCTGCCGGACGCGTTGTAAAAGTGACGAGTTCAGAATTGGAAGATGCCTCAACACCTACGCGTGCTGTTTGAAAAAGTGGAGCGTCAACAAATTGAATCCTATGAAAG AGAAACCCGGTGGTGCCTGGTTCCTAGAGTCGCCAACAGCTGGACCTCTGAGCTGTCCATTCTCGGGGCCTTACAGCCAGAAGGCCCGCAGTGGAGCCACTAATCCAGTTGCAAAGTGA